A window from Pokkaliibacter sp. MBI-7 encodes these proteins:
- a CDS encoding carboxymuconolactone decarboxylase family protein, with amino-acid sequence MSNTSKPKTTKSGLAIGAMTLALGLGELPQAAHAQQQDSQQPATAVTTADTLTRRQQAIIPVAAYAAAGDMPGLQRALNEGLDAGLTISEAKEVLLQLYAYAGFPRSLNALAELMKVVEARKQQGINDAPGREPGKPIPQGEALLAAGTANQTRLAGAPVGGPLFDFAPAANEFLRSHLFGDIFERDNLDWQSRELATVGMLSAIAGAEPQLQAHIRISMNTGLTAAQLQQLGNVLADRTDSTMASRAREALARHLATLSQ; translated from the coding sequence ATGAGCAATACCAGCAAGCCCAAAACCACTAAGTCAGGTCTGGCCATTGGCGCCATGACGCTGGCACTGGGGCTCGGTGAACTGCCGCAAGCCGCCCATGCTCAGCAGCAGGACAGCCAGCAGCCCGCCACGGCAGTGACTACAGCAGACACTCTGACCCGGCGTCAGCAGGCCATCATTCCTGTTGCGGCCTATGCCGCCGCAGGCGATATGCCCGGTTTACAGCGCGCACTGAATGAAGGGCTGGATGCCGGGCTGACGATCAGCGAAGCAAAGGAAGTACTGTTGCAGCTCTACGCCTATGCAGGCTTTCCGCGCAGCCTCAATGCGCTGGCTGAGCTGATGAAGGTGGTCGAAGCGCGTAAACAGCAGGGTATTAACGACGCACCCGGCCGTGAGCCCGGCAAGCCGATTCCGCAGGGAGAGGCACTGCTGGCCGCCGGTACTGCAAACCAGACCCGTCTGGCGGGCGCACCGGTCGGCGGGCCCCTGTTTGACTTTGCCCCGGCCGCCAACGAGTTCCTGCGCAGCCATTTGTTCGGCGATATTTTCGAGCGTGACAATCTGGACTGGCAGAGCCGCGAACTGGCTACCGTCGGTATGCTGTCGGCTATAGCCGGTGCCGAACCCCAGCTGCAGGCACATATCCGTATCAGCATGAATACCGGGCTGACAGCCGCCCAGCTGCAGCAGCTTGGCAACGTGCTGGCTGACCGCACTGACAGCACCATGGCCAGCCGCGCCCGGGAAGCACTGGCACGCCATCTGGCAACCCTGAGCCAGTAA
- a CDS encoding alpha-hydroxy acid oxidase — MRRYYRGHDLQRIHSVAEMAAAARACLPHFAWEYLAGGAEDELTLSRNLSDLQAIGLQAHTLRPCAEPERAVTLFGKRYPLPLGIGPSGYNGMLWPEADLALARAAARRGLPFTLSTVSNATIEAVRQAAPELDFWFQLYPMKAAEMQEDLIRRAERAGCEVLVVTTDASILGNREWDRRSFARPRQLSLRSKLDVLLHPGWMKRVLYPGGMPVLGNLAPYIPLAERNALGSMKFVSEQMDTQFSWDKLARLRQRWQGKLVLKGILHEDDALQAVALGMDGIVVTNHGGRQLDGSFSSIQALQRIAPAVAGQTTLLFDSGIRRGTDIVKALALGADAVLSARATLYGVATAGEAGAGRVLDLLADELKRTLQLMGCEDIAALGPRWLG, encoded by the coding sequence GCGGCGCTACTACCGGGGGCACGACCTGCAGCGGATTCACAGTGTGGCGGAAATGGCGGCGGCGGCGCGGGCGTGCCTACCTCATTTTGCCTGGGAGTACCTGGCTGGTGGGGCAGAGGATGAACTGACCCTGAGTCGCAACCTCAGCGATCTGCAGGCCATCGGCTTGCAGGCCCATACCCTGCGGCCCTGTGCGGAACCTGAGCGTGCCGTCACCCTGTTTGGCAAGCGCTATCCCTTACCTCTGGGTATCGGCCCCAGCGGCTATAACGGCATGCTGTGGCCGGAGGCTGATCTGGCACTGGCCCGTGCCGCTGCCCGGCGTGGCCTGCCGTTTACCCTCAGTACGGTGTCCAATGCCACGATAGAAGCGGTGCGGCAGGCGGCGCCTGAGCTGGATTTCTGGTTTCAGTTGTATCCGATGAAAGCGGCCGAGATGCAGGAAGACCTGATCCGGCGGGCTGAGCGTGCCGGTTGTGAGGTGCTGGTGGTGACCACCGATGCCTCCATCCTCGGTAACCGTGAGTGGGACCGGCGCAGCTTTGCCCGGCCACGACAGCTGAGCCTGCGCAGCAAGCTGGATGTGCTGCTGCATCCCGGCTGGATGAAGCGGGTACTGTACCCCGGTGGTATGCCGGTGCTGGGTAATCTGGCGCCCTATATTCCACTGGCGGAGCGCAATGCGCTGGGCTCGATGAAGTTTGTCAGCGAGCAAATGGATACGCAGTTCAGCTGGGACAAGCTGGCGCGGCTGCGGCAGCGCTGGCAGGGCAAGCTGGTACTCAAGGGGATTCTGCACGAAGACGATGCGCTGCAGGCTGTTGCGCTGGGTATGGACGGTATTGTGGTGACCAATCATGGCGGTCGTCAGCTGGATGGCTCGTTCAGCAGTATTCAGGCGCTGCAGCGGATTGCACCGGCAGTTGCCGGGCAAACCACGCTGCTGTTTGACAGTGGCATCCGTCGTGGTACGGATATCGTCAAAGCGCTGGCGCTGGGCGCCGATGCGGTGCTGAGTGCCCGCGCCACCCTTTATGGGGTGGCCACCGCAGGCGAGGCGGGCGCAGGCCGGGTACTGGACCTGCTGGCCGATGAGCTGAAGCGCACGCTGCAGCTGATGGGCTGCGAGGATATTGCTGCCCTCGGCCCGCGCTGGCTGGGTTAA
- a CDS encoding glucose 1-dehydrogenase produces MTSVEYNFSGQVALVTGAASGMGLTAARAFARAGAAVVLADIRRDALQAAADEMAAAGHQVLAVPGDITDEAYVSLLVEKTVKTFGRLDAAFNNAGIQSPAVETADVPSEVFDRIIDINMRGVWLCMKYQLLQMRTQGSGTIVNNSSLGGLVGVPGRVAYHAAKHALVGMTKSTALEYAAQGIRINAICPGIIATPMVADMLEGETDVMNEMMKDVPIRRLGTSEEIADAVLWLSSPGATFVVGVALPVDGGYTAR; encoded by the coding sequence ATGACTTCTGTTGAGTACAACTTCAGTGGCCAGGTGGCGCTGGTCACCGGTGCAGCCTCAGGCATGGGGCTGACAGCAGCGCGCGCCTTTGCCAGAGCAGGCGCGGCCGTGGTGCTGGCTGATATTCGCCGTGACGCCTTACAGGCCGCCGCCGATGAGATGGCCGCCGCAGGTCATCAGGTTCTGGCCGTCCCCGGCGATATCACCGACGAGGCCTATGTCAGTTTGCTGGTGGAAAAAACAGTCAAAACCTTCGGCCGTCTGGACGCGGCGTTTAACAATGCCGGCATTCAGAGCCCCGCCGTGGAGACGGCAGATGTCCCGAGCGAAGTCTTTGACCGCATTATCGATATCAACATGCGCGGAGTCTGGCTGTGCATGAAGTACCAGCTGCTGCAGATGCGGACTCAGGGCAGTGGCACCATCGTCAACAACTCATCACTGGGCGGACTGGTAGGCGTACCCGGACGGGTGGCATACCACGCCGCCAAGCACGCACTGGTCGGGATGACCAAAAGCACAGCACTGGAGTACGCGGCGCAGGGGATTCGTATCAACGCGATCTGCCCCGGCATCATCGCAACACCGATGGTCGCAGACATGCTGGAAGGCGAAACCGACGTCATGAACGAGATGATGAAAGACGTACCCATCCGTCGTCTGGGTACCTCAGAGGAAATAGCTGACGCTGTTCTCTGGCTTTCCAGCCCCGGCGCCACCTTCGTGGTGGGCGTGGCACTGCCGGTCGACGGTGGCTACACCGCACGTTAA
- a CDS encoding MFS transporter: MKPDADWRTFIGASLSLLVVYAASATPIPLYGLYRAQDGLSYGDLSLSAVVYFVGAVTALLVLGRLSSHLGRRPLSLLALLLVVLACAVLLNVHSPGPLLVGRLLQGLSCGLASTALSAWVVDSAPRSPAWLAPAITSCGPMVGLTLGGLSAGTLVDIAPLPRQLPFFVVGLMLLPCAWLLTRGNETILRQPGVIASLKPRLALPEQARKAFPVAAWAFVCTWAFGGFYQAFGPAMAREQLHSASALAAALVFASVMAPSLIGASLAGRLTARTAQWGGMALFTLAVGGVLLSLAHGQLLWFLLTSALVGMGQGATLSGSIHTLVDGTAREDRAGILATIYATSYSGAAIPTLIAGQLSGHFSLLQIASAYGVLAVLGWGAISLLQLRQHNHSVSGHHRQAERG, translated from the coding sequence ATGAAGCCTGACGCTGACTGGCGAACCTTTATCGGTGCCAGCCTTTCCCTGCTGGTGGTCTACGCCGCATCGGCCACGCCTATTCCACTTTACGGGCTGTACCGTGCGCAAGACGGTCTCAGTTACGGCGATCTGTCTCTCAGCGCCGTAGTGTACTTTGTGGGTGCCGTCACCGCTCTGCTGGTGCTGGGTCGTCTATCCAGCCATCTTGGACGGCGACCGCTGTCACTACTGGCCCTGCTGCTGGTGGTACTGGCGTGCGCTGTACTGCTCAATGTTCACAGTCCGGGGCCGCTGCTGGTGGGACGTCTGCTGCAGGGCCTGTCCTGTGGGCTGGCCTCTACCGCTCTCAGTGCCTGGGTGGTGGACAGCGCACCGCGGTCGCCCGCATGGCTGGCGCCGGCCATCACCAGCTGTGGCCCGATGGTAGGCTTAACGCTGGGCGGGCTGAGTGCCGGCACGCTGGTAGACATCGCACCGCTGCCACGTCAGCTGCCCTTCTTCGTGGTAGGGCTGATGTTACTGCCCTGTGCCTGGTTACTCACCCGTGGCAACGAAACGATCCTTCGCCAGCCGGGGGTGATTGCCTCACTGAAACCCAGGCTGGCGTTGCCTGAGCAGGCACGCAAAGCCTTTCCCGTTGCGGCATGGGCATTTGTCTGCACCTGGGCATTCGGTGGTTTTTATCAGGCCTTCGGGCCCGCTATGGCACGAGAGCAACTGCACTCGGCCAGCGCACTGGCTGCCGCTCTGGTGTTTGCCTCGGTCATGGCCCCCAGCCTGATCGGTGCATCGCTGGCCGGTAGGCTGACTGCACGCACAGCGCAATGGGGCGGAATGGCACTGTTTACGCTGGCGGTGGGAGGGGTGCTGCTGTCACTGGCGCACGGCCAGCTGCTGTGGTTCCTGCTCACCAGTGCACTGGTGGGCATGGGTCAGGGAGCGACCCTGAGTGGCAGCATTCATACGCTGGTCGATGGTACCGCCCGGGAAGACCGTGCGGGCATCCTCGCCACCATTTACGCCACCTCCTACAGCGGTGCCGCGATCCCTACCCTGATTGCCGGGCAGCTGTCAGGTCACTTCAGTCTGCTGCAGATTGCCAGTGCATACGGGGTACTGGCGGTGTTGGGCTGGGGCGCCATCAGCCTGCTGCAGCTGCGACAGCATAACCACTCTGTCAGCGGCCATCACCGCCAGGCTGAGCGAGGTTAA
- a CDS encoding cupin domain-containing protein codes for MTDTDLTNDDMQVHRAGASKAITGPAEWFTGRVRIDRIFTAPAPARVGVAVVNFEPGARTNWHTHPLGQALLVTDGVGWTQCEGGPKTEIRSGDLIWCNCGRRHWHGATDTTAMQHVAINEFLDGKPVDWLEPVTDEVYLAGPVKKD; via the coding sequence ATGACTGATACCGATCTGACCAATGACGACATGCAAGTACATCGCGCCGGCGCCAGCAAAGCCATTACCGGGCCTGCCGAGTGGTTTACCGGCCGCGTACGCATTGATCGCATCTTCACTGCGCCGGCTCCCGCCCGTGTGGGAGTGGCCGTTGTCAATTTTGAACCGGGCGCCCGCACCAACTGGCACACCCATCCGCTGGGTCAGGCTCTGCTGGTCACTGACGGCGTAGGCTGGACCCAGTGTGAAGGCGGCCCTAAGACAGAGATCCGCTCCGGTGATCTGATCTGGTGTAACTGCGGACGTCGCCACTGGCATGGCGCCACCGACACCACAGCCATGCAGCATGTTGCCATCAACGAATTTCTGGATGGCAAACCCGTTGACTGGCTGGAACCCGTTACCGATGAGGTTTACCTCGCCGGTCCGGTGAAAAAAGACTGA
- a CDS encoding iron-containing alcohol dehydrogenase, translating to MNNFTFFNNTRIIFGEGQIAALREQIPAQARVLIVYGGGSIKNNGIFTQVTQALEGVTWFEFGGIEANPHLETCLEAVSLARAEQVDFLLAVGGGSVIDATKFIAAAVAHQGDPWEIIASFGAAVQGALPIGCVLTLAATGSEMNPTSVITRASSKDKLFFNSDYVRPQFSILDPRTTYSLPARQVANGVVDSMVHVLEQYVTYPVNARVQDRFAEGLLSTIIEEGPKALSEPTNYEVRANLMWSATMALNGLLSTGVPGDWASHLIGQELTALYGLDHGQTLAIMMPAIWTYKLQQKQEKLVQYGRRVWHIEDTQPEQVALKAIEQTRQFFERMGVATRLSAYGLDERVIAEVVAKLKEHQFVQLGEHGDITPQDVVNILQLAL from the coding sequence ATGAACAACTTCACCTTCTTCAATAACACCCGGATTATCTTCGGCGAGGGACAGATTGCTGCCCTGCGCGAGCAGATCCCGGCTCAGGCACGCGTACTGATCGTCTACGGTGGCGGCAGTATCAAGAACAACGGCATCTTCACTCAGGTCACTCAGGCACTGGAAGGAGTTACCTGGTTTGAGTTTGGCGGTATCGAAGCCAACCCACATCTGGAAACCTGTCTTGAAGCCGTTTCCCTGGCGCGCGCTGAGCAGGTCGACTTCCTCCTCGCGGTCGGCGGTGGCTCGGTCATTGATGCGACCAAATTCATCGCCGCAGCCGTGGCCCATCAGGGCGATCCCTGGGAGATCATCGCCAGCTTTGGCGCCGCCGTGCAGGGCGCACTGCCCATTGGCTGTGTGCTGACCCTGGCGGCGACCGGTTCAGAAATGAATCCGACCTCCGTCATTACCCGCGCCTCGTCCAAAGACAAGCTGTTCTTCAACTCTGACTACGTGCGCCCACAGTTCTCCATCCTTGATCCGCGTACCACCTACTCCCTGCCTGCCCGTCAGGTAGCCAACGGCGTGGTCGACTCCATGGTTCATGTGCTGGAGCAGTACGTTACCTATCCGGTCAATGCCAGAGTGCAGGACCGTTTTGCCGAAGGTCTGCTGTCGACCATCATCGAAGAAGGCCCCAAAGCACTGAGTGAGCCGACCAACTACGAGGTACGCGCCAACCTGATGTGGAGCGCTACCATGGCCCTCAACGGACTGCTGTCCACCGGCGTACCGGGTGACTGGGCATCCCACCTGATCGGGCAGGAGCTGACTGCGCTCTATGGTCTGGACCACGGCCAGACACTGGCCATCATGATGCCGGCCATCTGGACCTACAAACTGCAGCAGAAGCAGGAAAAGCTGGTGCAGTACGGTCGTCGCGTCTGGCACATCGAGGATACCCAGCCTGAGCAGGTTGCCCTTAAAGCGATTGAGCAAACACGCCAGTTCTTCGAAAGAATGGGCGTGGCGACCCGCCTGTCAGCCTACGGTCTGGACGAGCGCGTGATTGCCGAAGTCGTAGCCAAGCTCAAAGAACATCAGTTTGTGCAGCTGGGTGAGCATGGCGACATCACTCCTCAGGATGTGGTCAACATTCTGCAGCTGGCCCTGTAG
- a CDS encoding cupin domain-containing protein — MPYRSLLTLLAAAALYAGAAHADDVASSQQQIVRAGEQASIAGPAQFFTGSARIDPVWPADDHINASGALVTFEPGARSAWHTHPAGQRLVVTSGVGVTQEWGKPAQIIRPGDVVWCPPGVKHWHGAASATAMTHMAVTATVDGNNVNWMEKVSDEQYQQAQNH; from the coding sequence ATGCCTTATCGGAGTTTACTAACGCTGCTCGCTGCAGCAGCACTGTATGCAGGTGCAGCACATGCGGATGATGTCGCCTCATCACAACAGCAGATTGTGCGCGCAGGTGAACAGGCATCGATTGCCGGCCCCGCCCAGTTCTTTACCGGCAGCGCACGTATCGATCCGGTCTGGCCTGCCGACGACCACATTAATGCCTCAGGCGCCCTCGTGACCTTCGAGCCTGGTGCCCGCTCCGCCTGGCACACCCATCCTGCCGGTCAGCGGCTGGTGGTGACCTCAGGTGTCGGTGTGACACAGGAGTGGGGCAAGCCGGCGCAGATTATCCGCCCCGGCGATGTGGTCTGGTGCCCTCCCGGCGTCAAACACTGGCACGGCGCGGCCTCCGCTACAGCGATGACGCATATGGCCGTCACCGCCACTGTCGATGGCAATAACGTTAACTGGATGGAGAAGGTCAGCGATGAGCAATACCAGCAAGCCCAAAACCACTAA